The following nucleotide sequence is from Coffea eugenioides isolate CCC68of chromosome 3, Ceug_1.0, whole genome shotgun sequence.
AACTTCGTGCTGGATCAAGCATGAATGAGTGGAGCGCATGAAGCAAGTCAGTAGGCTGCCGCTCTTCACCCCGTGGCTTTGGTGATGCAACAGTTTGATTGGTAACATGTTCTCGAGCAGGCAGAACAAGCAACTCATACAAGATCCGCTTGGGCAGTTGTGATGGGGTTTCACTGTTCACTTGATTTAGTATTTTCTGGAAAAAACTCTGCTTCATAAATTCATTGAGCACCACAAGTGGAATTTGATTTCCAACAAAGAACATCGCCTCAATCCAACTGTTGACATCCTCTTTCGTCTTTTTTTTGCCAAAGATAATGTGATTGTCGGGATAACCCAGCTGCTTGGAAGAAACTCCGAGGATGAATAATGCCAACTGGAGGAAGAAGCAACCATCTTCAATCATCATCCACCGGAACTGAGACTCTGTCAAGTTATGCAGGACTCTTCCAGCATCAGCATAACTTGCTCTGGCTCTTTTCTCTATCCTTCTCGTTGCAAACAAGTAATTTTCTATGGTTCTGTTCTTGTCTCCAGATTTCTCCAGTACTTTATCCCACGCTTCCTTCTTTCCACTGACCTCGGATTCGTCTTCACGGTAAAATGGGCCAAATCTGGGGTGCGACACTTGGAGCTTTCCCTTTTCTCCAAGTTCATCAAGGACTGAAGGGTGACACTTGCATATCCTACGAACAGGCTTCTCATTGACCGCGACTAATGGAATGTTTTCAGGGTCATCTGAGCCGTCTACCAGTTCGTATTTGTGCCAAGAAGTAGACATATTCGATCTGCCTCAGGTCAAAACGTAGATTCAACTTATTTATGGCTCCTTATCATACAACAATTTTACTTCTGTTGGACCAATAAaattgggaaaagaaaaacGTTTAGGAGTTTCATATCAACAAGAACCAGTTACCCCTTTTCACCGAAACGGACCTCAAAAAGGAAAACAGTTGAAAGGAAAAGCATGTCGTGAATTATGCAGATGGAAGAACAGTTTAGTCTAGGTTAAAGGTTTCTCAGCTCCAACGAAATTCTTGGCTGGAAAAACAATATGAGAGAGTGAAAGTTCATAGTAGCAATGATGCTAGGTTGAAGAAGAAAGAGCTAAAAGGAACAGAGTCGTTTGTAGTTGCCTAGTTCGAACTCGGAAGCAGGTCCAATTTAGTGAGAATCTTTCTTGACCGTTCACAGAAAtgagaaaatcaagaaattgcaAGAATTTGGTGTTAATAAGAATTTGCAAAATGGAATAATTGcaaaaacctcccctaaggtttcacATAATTTCACTATATAATAATTGCAAAATGGAATAATTgcaaaaacctcccctgagattaaGGTTTGgtaacaaaattagtccaattagaaaaaagtaacattaaaaaagtattttaagaggagag
It contains:
- the LOC113764877 gene encoding uncharacterized protein LOC113764877 isoform X2, whose translation is MSTSWHKYELVDGSDDPENIPLVAVNEKPVRRICKCHPSVLDELGEKGKLQVSHPRFGPFYREDESEVSGKKEAWDKVLEKSGDKNRTIENYLFATRRIEKRARASYADAGRVLHNLTESQFRWMMIEDGCFFLQLALFILGVSSKQLGYPDNHIIFGKKKTKEDVNSWIEAMFFVGNQIPLVVLNEFMKQSFFQKILNQVNSETPSQLPKRILYELLVLPAREHVTNQTVASPKPRGEERQPTDLLHALHSFMLDPARSLSNVNLVEADTGDVDLGDSRGVHGAKNLTLSASELNKKGIRFRKVKEN
- the LOC113764877 gene encoding uncharacterized protein LOC113764877 isoform X1 encodes the protein MSTSWHKYELVDGSDDPENIPLVAVNEKPVRRICKCHPSVLDELGEKGKLQVSHPRFGPFYREDESEVSGKKEAWDKVLEKSGDKNRTIENYLFATRRIEKRARASYADAGRVLHNLTESQFRWMMIEDGCFFLQLALFILGVSSKQLGYPDNHIIFGKKKTKEDVNSWIEAMFFVGNQIPLVVLNEFMKQSFFQKILNQVNSETPSQLPKRILYELLVLPAREHVTNQTVASPKPRGEERQPTDLLHALHSFMLDPARSLSNVNLVEADTGDVDLGDSRGVHGAKNLTLSASELNKKGIRFRKVKEVGCTEISFTDFFIFARLYLPVFTVGDDTELVFKSLKHYEESQQQGKSKREVRSYLQFMNDLICTYEDVKLLAKKGIIKADNPYHKEKLPTILSNLAGQDKHTTPNLHLLRIQLRDYNIAPWERAFGE